The region tatcttattttaaacagaataataaatttctttcgccagtattatagaataacaattaaagtaatttaaatcgaccgtgactggcaatatataacgtctttttcgatatgaacattgaaaaactgtgagccaacttggtttgtcggattcacacagcacttttttcgaatcaatcatcgagacattattaattttgaccatgggttttggtcagttgatgtaatttctaaattaaatagtttttaaattttattgcgaaaaatattaccccagccagggtttgaacctggaacctcccgtataccgtgcgggtgtcgtgccaattcgaccactgaggctgtggtaatatttatcgcaataacaactataagatggagcaccgattcttaggtcgacggtgtataataaacagaataataaatttctttcgccagtatatagaataacaattaaagtaatttaaatcgaccgtgactggcaatatataacgtcttacaaggttcaaaccctggctggggtatatttttcgcaataaaacaaaaactatttaatttagaaatttcaaCGACCAAAcccatggtcaaaattaataatgtctcgatgattgatccaaAAAAAAGTAGCTGTTTGTGACCCGCACCGACTTTTACGCGAACGGGTTGCGGGTAtacgagatgttgagatctcgataacgagtgaacggatcaagttctaattaggcttgatcgatagcttggggtccaattaggggggagttctcttataatattccgtttttttacgtgccctacgagcgaaaaacgcaaagtccaaatgtcaaaatttttttaagatactttctACGGTCAACCGCTCTCATtcattatacatacatgtaacCAAACAGagaacgtcactttcactttttttcgacactggcggctagcagcgttagtatcgcagtgcagtgcagtgcagtgcagtgcagacaGTGCGTTCGTTTAGCGCGCTGTCAGAGTGTCAGTCAGTTCATCAGTTATAACCTATCTCGAGAGAGACggtagtacgcgcggagcgagaccgaccgtgactctttacgcgacgcgacgattaattcaaggtaattgttttatgtgAATTATCCATAATTatctattctatatattactgttatacttgtactattttatttactgtttatactacgtttacgtgagtgtttatacatacaggttaataacctattatattttttttatattgacagcagggagctgatactgagatcaaggagcctgttttcacacgaggcgtttctgccgcgcgatTGCGGCCGCGCGTTAACTTTGCACGAGCCGCACGCTGTCGCGAGTGTATAaggtgcgacaacgcgcgcatacgcgcgtaTTGCGAAACGGCAGTAAAACACcgtaatcgtgccggcgatatactgaattgaaaaattgaattgcttcgtgcttatcccgagatttcgtatccctacatcgtgttaccaccgctgccggaaaagaaggttctctacgcttggcgaAGTGACGACTGCGACTgacacgttcgatcccgacttttcgttgatcgcagaagagctggactcgaggtacgtttccgatttgcaattataacagTATCGTGCGATGAATGTTGTATCCCAATTATAACGtcaaatgaagttgtgcacgttgctagtattctgattatacaatacattttactttatagAGGTATTACATATTGACAGCAGAGAGCTGATACCGAGGAGATCAAGCTCCGTTTCACCTTTATATATTGACGGCATGGCGCTGATGCCGAGGAGATCAATCCCTTTTacgcgcgaaggaattatcgtaagttatttttattatcggttcaacttattttttattcttttccagTTTTAAGAgttagaaaagataaaaatattgtattttatgtattttatgcttttattttattaaagcatgtattttatgctttgatagaaggaacgtgaaaaagagcaaaaaaaggaaagagcacTAGCGGCGAAGCAGACAGAAAAGAACAAACAAGAAGTTTGTCAACAGCATAACAAGCTTTGTCTTTTAATGAAACTGGACGAAGACGTTCCAAGATCGCCACAACCGGCAATAAGGACGAAGATCATAACGAATAGAAGTCAGAAAATGTACTTACAGctgcaattattatatcaaaatttgaaagtaATTTCGCGCCTGGAGCGATTTCGTGGAAGATGTCCGccgtttaaaaagaaaaacgcatCAAAGATGCACGTTTGCAAACATCACTAAGTAATGTATGTGTACTctacacaattattatatcaaaattaacaatgtatATTTGATTCAGGTGGTAagatttaatgcaattttcagCTCGATTTTATGTCGACGTCCATTCTTTCCTCATGAAAATCAAAccactattttaatttatcccaAACACAgcattgtaatatttacatgtGCATGTACCGTCGGTCACGCGGATGCAAGAGAAAATCCGCCGTTAAATTGAGTCACGAATCCTGATACCTCaagtaatttcttaaaaatcttCTTATGATCCTGATTATCtcataattgtattttgtacgtgtattttatgctttgatagaaggaacgtgaaaaagagcaggaaaaggaaagagcaCTAGCGGCGAAGCAGACAGGAAAGAACAAACAGAAGAGACAGATTCAAGCTTTGTCTTTTAATctggacgaagacgaagatgaagCGAGATGTCTTCTGACGAAGACAATGCCGAAAAATCCCCGCAGTCAGAAAATGTGCAATTTGATGGCCCTGCGATTaagaagatttagaaaaatccagatgtagatacatgttttttgcCAGTAGGGAAAGGGACGAGGAGGAAAATAAACTTAGGGAAGAATTGAGACAAGAATGGGGTAGAAAGCAGAACGcgttgaaggaagaagaaattgagatcACATTCAGTTATTGGGGTGGATCTGACCATCGTCGGAGtgttataatgaagaaaggtGAATGTCTCAGTGGTTTAGAGAacgtttaagttattaaaatactccagtgtcacttttggagtaacattggcatgatatataatgttctgctgcataaattaaattttcacacaCAGGTAATTCTATCTATTAGGTTCTTCAGAGATGTTTAGAAGTTCTGAGGCGTGAATTCAGCGAGCTTAAAACAGTAATGGCAGATCAGTTAATGTATGTCAAGGAGAATCTTATATTACCGCACCATTATACGTTTACTGCAACTAtaactgattttattgtaactaaggtaatatactaaatgataaaacttatgaagcaatatcacaatgttggcatgttattttaatgtatgtaatattgcgattagGCACGAGGAAAGAGCGGGCCTCTGTTCACATTTGACGATGATATTCGTATTATGCACGATGCTTCTGTCGAAACCGAGGAATCACATGTcggaaaagttttacttaggtatttattattaaaagaatactttgtataattctcttttatgtttttctcattagatcatggtacgagaggaacaaacacatttttccagcGAGTAGATGGAACCTTTTGATCCAACGAAAAGTTACGACAAGTATACAGTGtcggataaaaataggaagaaagctaaaatctgattttagattcaacgaattgtccaattttgtttaaaggattcagattcaaggactgtaaatattataaccgGATAAATAACTTGTTTCATCGTACAattgattcattataaaacagctgattatatatatattataatctattatataattaatatatattagctacattgtatttttaaggactgtgattttaattcattcagttatgtgataatatttaattcatttactcgATTATGTAGCTCTACTAAATAGTTAAGTTTTTGCAAACATTTggagggaaaataaaaatacatgaatagtttaatgacttaaatataaaaattacaatatgaaaatacaaaaccatACTTTAATTCATTCCGATAACAATCAGaaacagtattaaaatattaatccatgATCAGATCCTCTAACagaaatctatttacaaatattagatgtatcatctcttgtcatttcttgaacataactgtacaaaaataaatatatacaattatatcgattataatcacgtattaatattcataggTTTGATACAAGTTGGAtccatgtatgtaatattttcgggaaaatggtccattataataaactttttttagtCGATCTGTTCAAGCAGTCAAGGAATCCGAACCAATAAATAACTAGTCCAGACCCGAATCTGTTCCAGTAGTTTCCAGTTTCGCAccgttttatattcttcatgtgttttaaatacataaataattacttatttgaaaatttaataattagtggataaggaataatcacattgtcaggtaaattttttattttaaaaataataattggtttaatataaataatttaattattgcagataaacatgatttaaaaaacatgttaatgttatatatatgtatatatacgatatatatgtgtatttatatccaCTTAACATAGAGAATTGcaagaataacattaaatataataaatacgtatttaatcaatacatatttaataaatttcaaaaataggagacaatagttctatattataactattattacatttaatattatagcgattctctatataatacgaatataaatacacatatatgtatatttgtaaaaaataagaggttttatatgtacctatatatatataaatttaataaaaatttaattagtttattgtaatttgtaaataattaaaaaataaaaaattgaaattttttgctgATACTTGCTTATCACTACAAAATgcatgatatcagtacaaaattacctttttcaaaaaaggtaaaaaaaggcgccaagtacacgcgtaatgtatgttgtaaatttaaaaatctaaaatggtagtagctttatttctttctaacaaaataattcacaaaatttcgttacctaactcaacccaagtgatgatatatgtatagtagctttatttctccctaacaaaataattcacaaaattgcgttatctaattcaacctaagtaatacgtatttcgaaaaaagatgtgaaatctttaaattgcgccaattgcaaagagaatatatacactttgaaaaataattttgcaactacttttaaaaaatgaaacaaaattgtgtacctaactcagcccaagtggtatgtatctttgtattcctgagagtctttctatcaactttctatcaaaaataaaaatattaattaaaataaaataaataatttttcttgtaaaaaacttggcgctgcttttttaaggtcaacccagacaaacttgcataggtgcataagcatatgcataaagagatggattggtctatttccttttgcacatatacatgtaaaccaatcaatttcttacgcttatgtttatgcgctatgcaaatttgtctggataagagcctccgcacaagactctcgtatgatagcgtagcgtaacgtaacgtggattaacgcacaagaaacgtatcggttagagcctccgcataaaattttcgtatggtaacgtaacgtagatcaacgcacaagaaacgtattgacgTATAAAGCGTCATccacaatggcagcaggagtatacagtaagacgtaagcagtaagttattgactaatgggatttttacaattcaagaataatcgactgtgattggtcaatagaatagcttactgcttacgtcttactgcatactcctgctgccattgtagacgacgcttaacgccgtaaccgatacgtttcttgtgcgttgacccACGTTTCGTTACACTACGTTGCCATACGAAAGTCTTGTGCAAAGGTTctaaaccttaaaaaagcagcgccaagttttttacaagaaaaatttatttattttattttaattaaatatttttatttttgatagaatactaccacttgggttgatagaaagactctcaagaatacaaagatacataccacttgggctgagttaggtaacacaattttgtttctattttttaaaagtagttgcaaaattatttttcaaagtgtatatattctctttgcttggcgcaatttaaagatttcacatcttttttcgAAATACAAACGTAGTACTTAGGTGAATTagataacgcaattttgtgaattatttgttagggagaaataaagctactatacatatatcatcacttgggttgagttaggtaacgaaattttgtgaattatttgttagaaagaaataaagctactaccattttagattttaaatttacagcATACATACGCGTGTAGTATACAATAAGGACtatggcgcctttttttatctcCTTTTAGTAACGgttgaatttgtaaaaaaaagttggctctgggaaaaatatttttttcttgagtattatatttatatgtatatatgaattgCGTTTATAGTACTATACCATTTAATATGACACTGGAAAGTGAGAACGGTACACAAGTTTCTAAAACGATAGAAGGTGGTATTAAATGGTTAGTAATGCCATGGCAACCACTGGTTACATCGGATAGAGGAGTACTCACCGCAGTTGAAGAAGCTCTTAATAATGCTGTCGATATAAATCATATACTACATACGTGTCAGTTTATAACAAATGTTATGATGCAAGATTTTCCAGCAGAAGTTTTCTTTCAGCGACCAGCAATAATTACGgtaaacatttcttttaataaatttccttTAATACATGCGTATATACATGTTGTTTTgagtgataaattaataaagtatatatcttAAATGTGTTACAGATACTTCATGGTCTTCTTAAATCGAGCACTATAACATGTCAGAAACTAATGTCGCATGTATAGTTCCGACTGTGTTAAAGACATTGCGTAAACTAACTCGTTCTCTAAGGTTCCGCATTTATTACTACTGTGAACCGTGTGTGGCGAATAAGAAGCAAAAAGTAActctcaattatttttctacgCTTGTTTAATACAAGAAACtatataatatctgttataCTTAACAATATAATGATTTAGCGATTTTACCTTATttctttgtactattttttacgTAGTTATTGGGTGGCAAGTTAGATAGCAACGTTTACACATCCTCGGAAGGTGGAGATGGTCCAGATAGTGGTGTACCGGAAGCGAACTATCAAGCATATCAATCGGCAGTGAGTTGATTTTGTCTTTGATTTCTTATCAAGTTTATCATTCTTGAGATTTCTTTATTgtgtaatattctttttagGGGACTAGCGATAGAAGTCAGAGTATCAGCGAAAATGTCGACGATTCTGTCTTACAATTGCAGCAGATGCTTCTGCCGGTTTATTGTATAGAATCTTTGAAACACGTTCTTACTCAATTAAGCATTCCTATCAATACCCTTTTTCCTCTACGAAACATCAAATATGTCACAGACCTAACGCATGAATTAGTGCAGCTGTTGACAATTTGTGTAATGCCGAATATCTGGCTCTGCAACGATGGTATGGCATTGAAGATAAATGATGACTTAAAGGCGTTATTCAATTTAATGGGGGAGGTGATGGAATATTTTGGAAGCTGTAGTAATGTAGATCACTTGAGGATAACGTACTTGTATCTTACTACCATTATTATGAGATTATTGAGCAGTATCGTGCCATTAGAGCTAGCGGACGCAGTTATACCGAATTCTTTGAAAGAATCAATAACAAATGCTATAATGGACGCACCAATATATCTATTGTACCCAGCATTGCATTCTATGCTTTTAGAATATGCTCGTGTAAGTAATACAATTCTTATTTTCCTATTCCACTCATTAATGCCAATTATCACCGTTAATACAATCATTTTCATTTGCAGCAATTTCAGGATGCTAATCAGATAGCACTGATAAAACTATTCGATGATACTAGAACCGTCGCAAAGTCTATGCAGTCAGCTATCtgtatattaagaaatttatcgGAGCAATCGCCTTCGAAACGTTAAGAATGTTACGTGCGTCTAAATTGAGTCTGTcgtatcataaaaatttaactgtCGTTAAAACGgctgtaaaatttttacaagacATCCCGAGATATTCTTTAAATGATGAGGATCATGCGTTGGCAACAAAActgatattgaatttattagcAAACGCAGATGTAGACATCCGATATACCACATATGTCGAATGCCACGTCCTGATTAAGAGTATTCTAGGAGTAGAATATAGTAAACTATCGTGGGAAAATTTGACGTTCCTGTTTGAACCAAATGTCTTGACAGAAATCATTTCTCATGGCGCAACTAGCGAGGATAGCAGAGTaatagacaattttttttaatcaaacatttttgtgTTGCAAAGTTATGGTGCAGTTTttgattttacaatttaatttaattttgatttgatACACAGATAAATGAGATGTCGAGAGACATGTTAGTATTTATACTGAAAGGAAGAATACAAATGGGCGAAACTGGATGGTTGAAAGCTTTAGAAGCTCTTGTTCCTGTATTGTATCTCTTATAGTGTCACGCTGATACACATACACACTTAGGCCAATGTAtaactaaaatgtttgatCCTGATGTTTCCAACAGTATACAGTTGCCTTTTCTTGaggtaatttaatttgatcgCAGACATTTTTTCGTGGTTATTTATTATGtgctataatataaatttcaatttttcaggTGTTAAAAGGTAATTTGAGATTTCTTTATTCACCAGACAGTGATATCCGGGAAGAAGCGTTGTGTCGGTTAATCTGGCTTCTTGGGAAGGAAAAGGATTCTGTCCAGAAATTGCCACGTTTGTCGTCTTTACACGGCTTGCCTCTTAGCTCACTCTGCTTATTTGAACGTAGAAACTCCATTAAGCGATCAGAAGGCAATTATCAGGTTACATATTTGCATTCagaatatttgaaaatctCTTATGGTCTTGATTTAGTCATTTGGCAGAGAATTGTccttatgtatattttttaaattattaaaattaatattaaaaattaaaatgcaattttagaaatatatgtatataaaatgtatatatcatTTCGAACGTAATTCAGAAAAATACTTTGTTTACAGAGGAGCAATATGTTATCTGTGCTGGAAATGTTGAACGAACCAAATGTCGACCCGAAAATTCGAAAATCTGCATTAGTACAAATTAGCGTGATGCTTTCCGACACTTCCttgcataaattgtttattaatcaAGGTGGACTATCTTTGATTTtggatattttcaataaagcCCTGGTAAGTTACTTGATAAAATActtgataaaaaagaatattacaaaTGTTTCTCATccgatttaaatgttttaaatatattaaatgtttttaggTAGAAAAggattatgtaaattatgcaGATTCTGTGATACCAATAATCAGCATATTAAAACTACTCGCACTCTTTGAATGTACCATACGACATGAGTTATCTCTCAAAACTAATGTCCTTTTTAGTATCATAAGAAGTatgtattttatcataatttttttaaattcatatacttgtttaaaatttaatttaaacatatcTAGTAAAGTTTCACTGctatttgcataatttataatataagtttGATGCTAAATGcataaaatcttatattttaggCCTCTTTTTGTTTCCAAACAACGAGTGTGTAAAATCCGATGGCGCGCAACTATTGTGCTTACTACTCTACAGCGAATATATCATTAGAGTTAACGAAAAAGATGTGGAAAACAACATTGCGTCACATATCTCGTTGCCATATATTGTTGTGACAAACATGAAACTGCCGTTCGTGTGCAGATCTCATTGGAAGACGAGTATACATAGGCGATCTGATGTATCATGTAAgtaataatacttataaaatgtttcaGCTGGAAAAAATATGTTACTAATTCTGTACGATTTCGCGAGTTATTATAGAATTAACGGAAAGTTAATAGTtccttattttataatttgtagtAATTCATGGCAGCAAACCAATAGTCTTAACGTTCATTAGACAGTATTGGGCCTGGGAATGGAACGGCGGCATAAACATGTTATGGAAATGCTTAGATGATTTAAAGGATTCCGAAATTGCACAGAAATTGATGATTCTTGAAAAGGATCTTCTCTCTTTACAATGCAGTTTTCCACAGTATTGTCAACAGCAACTCTACAATATTCAAAATTCTACTACGCACTATAGCGTTATATGCGCGTTAGATTACCTCACAATGTAAGTAATTGTTAAGTTATTGTagctaataattttcattactaCTGTTGATTTTAACGCATCAAACTTAAGCGCGTATCAAACGCATATTACAGCATATTGTTTGTTatctactataattatttgatttctcAGGTAtctgaaattttacaaagtacTTCAACGTAACGATAAGAAAGATATCGAGTCACTGCCGTGGGAACAAACGTTCGAGCGATTTTTATTATCGCATCCTACAAGTAAAGAGGACTGTGATTTATTCGTGGACGTTCTAATCTTTttacaattgtatttaaatgttGCAAAGAAGGGTGAGAGATGACTGAATAGCAAATGCTGAGAGAGCGTATACTTGCGTTTCTCaaatacgaattatatattaaaatgatccttttctattttttcagGAAAAGGTTCGTGGATCAGTAGGATTATGAAAAACATGACGAGATCATTGGCAGATTTATTTAAGAACTTAGAAGTTGACAATCAGAATGTACATCAATCTATACTGAAATTAGTACGTACATGTTCGGCGATCGAAAAAATGCAGAAATCTAACGACGAACCTAAGAACACCTGGATACGATTTGTAGAGTTCGTCGTTTCAACATTATGTTTCGGGGATCAACAGCATTTCTACAATCTcggtattaatatttgttaactATATTACATCTAAATTTTAGTGATACCcatctttattttacaatattgatTTCGTAAAGTTTGATATTATGAAtattcttccttctcttttttagCATATCTCGATTGGCTGTTAACGTGTTTGACGTATCTGATCGGGCAATGCAAATGGAGAAATCATAAAAATCTACTATTGTCTCTTTGCAACACGCTTATCGAGCCGATCGTGTCCTTTCATGGTGCTGGTACTGTTAGCTTTATGGGTTTATCAATAACAAGAAACTCGATAATATGTCTTAATCACTTGTTGCATCAGAtgcaaatcaattttaataaaagtgtaagtaatttcaatttaatatcgtTTTGAAAACGATATTacgtacaaattattatttatttattgcgaATTAACGTATTActtctgtattaattattaattgcgaCTCAAGTGAATAATACGATTGTCACATTGTTTCAGTCGTGGATAGTATTTTGGTGCGAAGAGGGACGCTCGTTAAGTTGGTTACCCATGTTATGGCAAAATAGAGATCCTTTGGTTCGCGCCTCGGCTTTACAATTATTGGCAGGTCTAATGAACACAGTACATACTGCGTCGCAACTCTTCAACGCAATCGCCATGGCACCGAGTGACTTGTGTCACACGTTGCTTCAGTGCATCACAAGCAGGGACGAATCTTGTTTAGTGAGAGAACAAGCGTGTATCGCGTTTTGCAACATCCTCAAAAACTGCAACTCTATGGCTTTTCAATGTGTAAGTGTGAGAGCACGATATATCATTAAATCAAAAACGTCGAGAAGGcattagtcttaaaattttaaaaatttttcttttttaattaatatcacatAGAACATACTCATATTTTCCTACGTTTCTAAATtgctgtaatataaattaaagctaTGTACATACTTTAGaaaattgtctttttataCAGGATGATTCTTTACAACCACAAGCTATCCTGATGCATGCCGAGCAATGCAACATCTATCATGAAATCAGCGTTCTGTGTTCAAATATCTATACGTCGACGACTTTAGATGCGGAAGAGTCGGAATGTCAAGGAAACAACGGCAAAGCAACTATTGTACAAAGTTTGCAATCTAGTTGCATTTCATTGGTACCGCGCACCGTATCGCACTTATACAACTGTCAGGATGAATTACAActctgtaattatattatttagttatatactataactcttttatttttaattatatatttttaaatttttctttatttctcttacaGTTTCCGGAAGAGTTTCGGAAATAACAGATGTGGACAATCCTTTGCAATCAATAGCGACGCCTTCGCTTATTACAGCTGcttgtaatttattgaataatttaatattcgtcGGACAACACGAGGTTGTACGACAAGTCTACGAATATTCCATCGATAAGTATTTATTCGGGTATGTATGTAGAAAAATCTATAACGCTGGATTATCTTTTTTCACTTATA is a window of Temnothorax longispinosus isolate EJ_2023e chromosome 1, Tlon_JGU_v1, whole genome shotgun sequence DNA encoding:
- the LOC139813909 gene encoding LOW QUALITY PROTEIN: rotatin-like (The sequence of the model RefSeq protein was modified relative to this genomic sequence to represent the inferred CDS: inserted 3 bases in 3 codons; deleted 2 bases in 1 codon; substituted 1 base at 1 genomic stop codon), which encodes MNCVYSTIPFNMTLESENGTQVSKTIEGGIKWLVMPWQPLVTSDRGVLTAVEEALNNAVDINHILHTCQFITNVMMQDFPAEVFFQRPAIITILHGLLKSSTNMSETNVACIVPTVLKTLRKLTRSLRFRIYYYCEPCVANKKQKLLGGKLDSNVYTSSEGGDGPDSGVPEANYQAYQSAGTSDRSQSISENVDDSVLQLQQMLLPVYCIESLKHVLTQLSIPINTLFPLRNIKYVTDLTHELVQLLTICVMPNIWLCNDGMALKINDDLKALFNLMGEVMEYFGSCSNVDHLRITYLYLTTIIMRLLSSIVPLELADAVIPNSLKESITNAIMDAPIYLLYPALHSMLLEYARQFQDANQIALIKLFDDTRTVAKSMQSAICILRNLSEQSXFETLRMLRASKLSLSYHKNLTVVKTAVKFLQDIPRYSLNDEDHALATKLILNLLANADVDIRYTTYVECHVLIKSILGVEYSKLSWENLTFLFEPNVLTEIISHGATSEDSRINEMSRDMLVFILKGRIQMGETGWLKALEALVPVLYLLXCHADTHTHLGQCITKMFDPDVSNSIQLPFLEVLKGNLRFLYSPDSDIREEALCRLIWLLGKEKDSVQKLPRLSSLHGLPLSSLCLFERRNSIKRSEGNYQRSNMLSVLEMLNEPNVDPKIRKSALVQISVMLSDTSLHKLFINQGGLSLILDIFNKALVEKDYVNYADSVIPIISILKLLALFECTIRHELSLKTNVLFSIIRSLFLFPNNECVKSDGAQLLCLLLYSEYIIRVNEKDVENNIASHISLPYIVVTNMKLPFVCRSHWKTSIHRRSDVSLIHGSKPIVLTFIRQYWAWEWNGGINMLWKCLDDLKDSEIAQKLMILEKDLLSLQCSFPQYCQQQLYNIQNSTTHYSVICALDYLTMYLKFYKVLQRNDKKDIESLPWEQTFERFLLSHPTSKEDCDLFVDVLIFLQLYLNVAKKGKGSWISRIMKNMTRSLADLFKNLEVDNQNVHQSILKLVRTCSAIEKMQKSNDEPKNTWIRFVEFVVSTLCFGDQQHFYNLAYLDWLLTCLTYLIGQCKWRNHKNLLLSLCNTLIEPIVSFHGAGTVSFMGLSITRNSIICLNHLLHQMQINFNKSSWIVFWCEEGRSLSWLPMLWQNRDPLVRASALQLLAGLMNTVHTASQLFNAIAMAPSDLCHTLLQCITSRDESCLVREQACIAFCNILKNCNSMAFQCDDSLQPQAILMHAEQCNIYHEISVLCSNIYTSTTLDAEESECQGNNGKATIVQSLQSSCISLVPRTVSHLYNCQDELQLFSGRVSEITDVDNPLQSIATPSLITAACNLLNNLIFVGQHEVVRQVYEYSIDKYLFGCLTEIPKDIRSRKSLSHYSDTLEMYISICTVLTNCITHSNEYAAVVLFSPDSLYILFCFLNIDLYQSAELHLIYLRNRLWTEIYNFVAVLSLTEDQHFEAIQSALELCEPETVLASICLAIKDSTTDLRMSAISALAFLLSHEIQKDSLGRSGTSLXTNVAHVSIESKDSGLRDIISNVNKLSIRDANVRVSRKSNESEKDLRTKDDQLPDQGQTTIGGELCGLXLFIAHSYTKSKKSSKQSEDKDLIVGALTNLLCVSKKAKRAALRGNLPETALIILKELYVKLNLQPFELYKKQAEKKTHPLLHDVNCTFILLMNFMCGDVRVKETLTKEGLADVVHKLWAWIALNKTVSTSALKLLATFTTKCNVAAQSLTLTTILPGSGLRKTPNTLALIHVVIQVTCKEIERAGQIFDNHKMHFAFHILRNAVHVHECRVCISKSNLLQLFTKIHPTITKRVKPWPLVEIYCLEFLIDFTYYEEGQLCVPKATDALDVLMHLAKFSSSSSKVLAISILRNLAFNIANRPRLLSSVDFINLLHDVFKNGSPCEINLAGSMLWSLISNNQKGKLIARSAGFSQSIREALGRFTLSSIDASKQEQELVKVLQYVLTILSPVEMKNVDAQPS